The Primulina tabacum isolate GXHZ01 chromosome 1, ASM2559414v2, whole genome shotgun sequence genome contains the following window.
cacgtaaaaaaacagttatcaggcatctatcggtatggctccttatgaggTATTGTATGAgaggaagtgtaggtctccAGTGTAttggatgaggtaggagagagtgCAGAGTTGGGACCGGATATTGTCAGGCAGACCGCAGAGTTAGTGGTCAGGATTCGGGACAGGATGAGGACCTTGAGTTAGCGGCACCGAGATCTTGATTTTGCCATAGGAGATCATTTATTTGTAAAGGTCGCatcgatgaagggtgtgatgagatttgggaagaatggcaagcttagtccaagctACATAGGGCTGTTTGAGATTCTGGAGAGAGTGGAGACACTTGCAAACATAGTTgcattaccgccgaatctggcgggagttcGTAATGTATTCCATGTCTCCATGctacggaagtacatgtcgaatccttcacatgtatTAAACTATGAGCCGTTACAGCTGACACTAAACCTGTCATTCGAGGAGAGGCCCACTCAGATACTGGACAGACAGGAgaggaggctccggaacaaggtgatccataTGGTCAAattcaagtggctgaatcattccgaggaggacactacttgggagactgaggccgagatgaggagttgctgcccggagttattcggtatgtcTTAAATTTCGAGGgcgaaattttattttaaggtggcagagttgtaaggtccaggaaatttaaagtacgtaacctgaatgcattaaatctagggtttttatttaaattatgtgtttaatgattttatgcatttaatgcataattattgcatggttaGGATTTGTTTCAcgatatttaatgaaaattatttatttttatctataTCGTCCCCAGTCTCTTTTCCCCAGcttattattgaatattcagttaaaatccttaaatttcatgaaatcatgttatataatcatttaatcatgcaattatacctttaatcatataatacacatcatgcaagcatttaaaatcatttaaataaaattattatgtaatttaattcattttcatgtatgtggtttacgtaggttgatttttggacgttacaaatcctcccccccttaaataaaatttcgtcctcgaaattaagacgTAACGAATAATTCGGGATATCGACTCCTCATATATGACTccgtctcccaagtggcttcttcctccgagtgatttagccatttgactttgaccatcTTTATCACCTTGTTTCGCAATTTCCTTTCTTGTCTACCCAAGATTTGAGTAGGCTTCTACTCATATCACAGATTTGGTGTGAGTTGcagtggctcatagttcagcacCTGTGAAGGGATTGACATGTACTTGCGAAGCATCAATatgtggaagacattgtgaaTTCCTACAAGATtaggtggcaacgccactcgaTATGCTAATGCTCCCACCCTTTCGagtatctcaaatggtccaatgaatattggactaagtttgtctttcttttcaaatctcataacacccttcataggtgctatttttatGAACACGTGATCATCtactgcaaactcgagatctcgtcTCCTTTTGTCCGCgtagcttttctgtcgacttTGAGTAGTTctcattctttctcggatcttGGCTACCATTTGTGCAGTGTGCTGAACATTCTCAGGTCCTAATGTAGCTCTTTCTCATACCCCATCCCAGTGGATGGGTGATCTAAATTTCCTTCAGTAGAGCGCCTTgtatggagccattcctatagattattgataactgttattgtaggtgaactctaccagaGGCAGTTTCGATTCCCAactcccttggaaatcgatcacgcaTGCTCGGAGTAGATCCTCTAATATTGTATGACTCTCTCAGACTGaccgtcggtctgaggatgaaatgCGGTACTAATTAGTAGTTTAGTACCCAATGCTGCATGTaggctcttccaaaatgatgaagcGAAACGTGTATCTCGGTCTGACACTATAGACACTGGAATACCATGCAGTCTacctatctctcgaatatataactcCGCATATTGAGTCATGgaaaaagtcgtcttcacttGTAGTAAATGTGCGGATTTAGTAAGACGGTCTACTagcacccaaatggcattgagtCCATTCACTGTCTTTGGTGATCCTACCacgaaatccatagtaatattctccGCTTCCATTCGGGAATGGGAAGTGGTCGAAGCATTCTCGCCgatctttgatgctctgccttcagtTGTTGACATGTGAAGTATTCGGATACAAAACGCATAATATCTCGCTTCATTCCTTGCCACCAATATAGAAGTTGCAAGTCCTTGTATATCTTGGTACTCCCGAGATGAACTGAATAAGGAGTACTGTTGACTTCTGTCATGATGTCAACTCTAAGTGAATCTCCACTAGGAACCCAAAGTCGACATCGATACTTAACAATGTCATCTTCGACTAAATATAACATTCTGCCCTTCGACTCATCTCGccgtctccatttctgtagttTCTCATCATCAGACTGTCCGGCTCGAATACTATCTCGTAAAGTAGACTGTACTGTCAAAGTAGCGAGATTAGGGGACTCACCCCTAGCATAAACTTCAAGATCAAAGCGCTGAATTTCCACTTGTAGAGGCTTCTGTACTGATAAATATGCCAAAACTGTCCCATTTCTACTCAAAGAAATCGCAATTACATTAGCTTTTTCGGGacggtagctaatgtcacagtcgtagtctttaACAAGCTCTAGCCACCATCTTGGTCTCGTATTCAAATCCCTTTGGGTGAAAAAATACTTAAGGCTTTTATGGTCTGTGAATTTTTTTAACACAATGTGGCCTAAAAATGTCACCCTCactagccaaaactcgcactttctgaattttgcatataatttctgcTCTCGTAGAACTTGCAAGGTCATCCTCAAATGTTGTTCATGCTCCTCACGACACGCTTTTTTATGTAATCCATCTCCTtaaccctcaactggtgatatccagacctAAGATATATCTTTGAAAATACCGAGGTTCCTTTcttttgatcaaataaatcttcgatTCGAGGTAATtgatacttgttcttcactatCACTCTATTCAACTCTATGTACTCGATGCatagtctcatgctcccatcatTTTTCTTAACAAATAACACTGGCTcgccccatggagagaaactagggcgaataaatccCTTGTCTAGcagctcttgaatttgatcttttaattccttCATTTCAGCATGTGCTAATTGATATGGTGCCTTATAGATAGGCTTTGTACcaggcatcaactcaataacaAATTCAACTTCTCTTTCAAGTGGAATATCATAAACATCTTCAGGAAACACGTCCGAAAATTCCTTAACTACCTCCACATCCTCAATAGATTGACTGTCAATGTCGGATGCAGATATAATACTGGCAAGAAAACCTTGGCAAACCTTTTGAATAAGCTTCCTTGCACGCATGCATGAAATGATATGTGGCATTTGATTGTTTTGTGCAGCCTCAAAGATGAACACTTTCCCCTCGGGCGGTCTAATAGATATTGTCCTACACTGAAATTCAATAGTAGTCACATTCAATgtgagccaatccatgccaaaataatgtcaaactcgggcatcggtagcacaataaTGTCCGCTCGTATAATAttcttttgtaattttagttcCACATTCTTAACCATGCTACTAGAGACCATATGCTCGCCTGAAGGTACTGTAACTCTGAATCCTGACTCCACAGCTACTGGTAAGATTCCcaatttcttcacgaaggatttagatatgaaagaatgtgtagctccggaGTTTAATAAAGCGTAGGTAGCTATTCCCGCTAGCAATATTTGTCCTGTAATAAGCGTAGTGTATAGCTCCGCTTGCTTAGTATGCATCACATATGCCCTTCCAGTCGTGGGTTGCTTGAGCTTCGGGCAATCCCCAGTTTTGTGTCCCATCTCTCCACACTTGAAGAACTTGTAGGtttccccacatgcacttgccataatGTTGACGATTGCACTACTTTCACTATGGCTTCTCTGCTgtctttgggacattttattTAGACGGTTGTCCTTGTTTTTTCGATTGTCCCGGCCGCTTAGGTGGTCCCGTTAATGGTTTCTTACTCTGCTGACTCAATTGCTGATTAGCTTTCTGAGCACGATTCCTTTTTCGCTGCATCTCCCATTCAATATCCTTAAGTGACTGCTCAGATCTAAAAGCTTTGGCAACGGCAGTAGtataatgtaatgcccgagattttgattatcgtaacctgaaatgatttgttgataattgatgtgattatagacgaaacaGATCAGACTAGGAAAGCCGAAAAGAGGAttggaattatgtgcgaggatgagccctcgcgcatatgcgcgaccccgccgggcgcatatgcgcgagataggcagaggacctcgtgcatatgcgcgactttgaccggcgcatatgcgcgtgagggtggcagagagttgtgaagaacctcgcgcatatgcgccgagtgagggcgcacatatgcgcgagttgctgtgatgctacgcgccgagacatattgtctcgcgcatatgcgccgaggtaggtcgcgcatatgcgcgagacgtgcagcagcTAGAGTTAGCCACTTGGTCATGGCATGCAGGATATATATATTACCAAAGTACAATTCCCTCATTTAATTGCTGCAGAAGAAAGAACGAAGCTCCCGAGAGAAATTCAAGTTCTTGACCATAGAATTTGGTTTGCGGGAAATCtgtccgtccgattttcaatccaacTTCGATATTGTGATTCTCGCGACAAGAgtttcaactggacgtaagtgttactacgttttgttatgttttgaaattatgatattgaaggaatcggatatgattcatatatggtgtttctaacatgttagacatcgtataatcgaaacaggactgaagaacggataccgtatagaattgttatgattttcagagttgatttgattgagattgatatcagatttgtacaGTGATTGATCATGAGTTgtgagaattgatatctgttgatttgtattgctgggtatattgagattgtgcagctatgctgttgaaacagaatttgattgagaggtataaatcaatgttgatctgggattgcacaactcgagtttgatttaacttgagtttcccaaaatcacatactgaattgtcattgccttgatatgttgcaatgtttgagattgatatgcttattctattgatttatagtaaagcatgagttagagtcttgggcagatgtgcctagtctttggcagaaccgccaagtcactggacttttgggtatatatcgatgtgcttagaagtagatcgacttctattgcagatattcaatatagatagccaaagtctgggaataagaacataccaccatcTGGCTGGGGAGAGTATGTGGGAgaatgttgcgttcttattcaaccgggatccctagattagagatgagtcgagtgtgaaatgacgagtccagagttttatttacagctttatatcgatacatgtctttctgatttgatacatgttattgatatctgtttcatgcttttatatctgtttatatgattgcatgtatacattgtttatactgggatgtatttcttaccgtgagttatccggctgttgtcttgtttgtatgtgtgcatgacaacaggtggggcatgatcagggtcaagaataGGATAAGAGAGGataagttagcgtggagatccggaccagaagtagaataggatcagcacttgatatttagtgatCGAATCCTAGCTTGATAGGAATGTATTTAGTACAAGACCTGTacttttacttttgatatgtatatcagattgattacagtatgtttccgcatttgtaatttaaaaaaaaaaattagaccctgtttatttaatt
Protein-coding sequences here:
- the LOC142507056 gene encoding uncharacterized protein LOC142507056; the protein is MASACGETYKFFKCGEMGHKTGDCPKLKQPTTGRAYVMHTKQAELYTTLITGQILLAGIATYALLNSGATHSFISKSFVKKLGILPVAVESGFRVTVPSGEHMVSSSMCRTISIRPPEGKVFIFEAAQNNQMPHIISCMRARKLIQKVCQGFLASIISASDIDSQSIEDVEVVKEFSDVFPEDVYDIPLEREVEFVIELMPGTKPIYKAPYQLAHAEMKELKDQIQELLDKGFIRPSFSPWGEPVLFVKKNDGSMRLCIEYIELNRVIVKNKYQLPRIEDLFDQKKGTSVFSKIYLRSGYHQLRVKEMDYIKKRVVRSMNNI